One Microbaculum marinisediminis genomic window, ATCGAGGCGACGCTGCACATGCGTCTCGACGGCAGCCGCTGGAAGGCGTTCGTCAAGCCGGCCAAGCGGCTGCAGCCGGGCGACACCATCCGCTTCGGCGGCGAGGGCAGGGTGTGCCTGCTCGGTATGCTTGACGCGATCGTCGAGGACAAGGGCGAGGGCGGCGAGGTCACGCTCGCCTTCTCCTTCCATGGCCCGGTCCTGGACGAGGCGATTTCCCAGGTCGGAGAGATGCCGCTTCCCCCCTATATCGCCGCGCGCCGGCCGACCGACGACCGCGACCAGTCCGACTACCAGACGATGTTCGCGCGCGAGGAGGGTGCCGTCGCCGCCCCGACCGCCGGCCTGCATTTCACGCCGGCCCTGATGGCGGCGCTTCAGGACCGCGGCGTCGGCACGGTCCTCGTCACCTTGCATGTCGGCGCCGGCACCTTTCTGCCCGTGAAGGCGGACGTGACCGAGGAGCACCGGATGCACTCGGAGCTGGGCCACATCACGTCGGAGACCGCCGACCGGCTGAACCGCGCAAGGGCCGAAGGCGGCCGCATCGTCGCCGTCGGCACCACGTCTCTGCGCCTGCTCGAAAGCGCGGCCCGCGACGATGGCACGATCGCGCCCTTCGCCGATGCGACCGATATCTTCATCACGCCCGGCTACCGCTTCAAGGCGGTCGATATCCTGCTGACGAACTTCCATCTGCCGCGTTCGACCCTGTTCATGCTGGTCTCCGCCTTTTCGGGCCTGGAAACCATGCGGCGCGCCTACGCCCACGCGATCGAATCCGGCTATCGCTTCTATTCCTATGGCGATGCCTGTCTTCTGTATCCGGGGGAAACCGCTTGAGCCTTGCCTATGCCTTCGATGTGAAAGCCCGCGACGGCAAGGCCCGTCTCGGCGAGATCACCTTCGCCCGCGGCGCGGTGCGGACGCCGGCCTTCATGCCGGTCGGCACGGCGGGAACGGTCAAGGCGATGTTTCCGGAAACCGTGCGCCAGACCGGCGCCGACATCGTGCTCGGTAACACCTACCACCTGATGCTGCGTCCGGGCGCCGAACGGGTGGCCGAGCTCGGCGGCCTGCATCGCTTCATGAACTGGCCGCGCCCGATCCTCACCGACTCCGGCGGCTTTCAGGTCATGTCGCTGTCGAGC contains:
- the queA gene encoding tRNA preQ1(34) S-adenosylmethionine ribosyltransferase-isomerase QueA, with amino-acid sequence MRVDLFDFELPQDRIALRPVEPRDAARLLVVRPGETPDLADRTVGDLPGLLRPGDVLVFNDTKVIAARLKGRRIGRGEPEPKIEATLHMRLDGSRWKAFVKPAKRLQPGDTIRFGGEGRVCLLGMLDAIVEDKGEGGEVTLAFSFHGPVLDEAISQVGEMPLPPYIAARRPTDDRDQSDYQTMFAREEGAVAAPTAGLHFTPALMAALQDRGVGTVLVTLHVGAGTFLPVKADVTEEHRMHSELGHITSETADRLNRARAEGGRIVAVGTTSLRLLESAARDDGTIAPFADATDIFITPGYRFKAVDILLTNFHLPRSTLFMLVSAFSGLETMRRAYAHAIESGYRFYSYGDACLLYPGETA